Proteins found in one Bordetella genomosp. 11 genomic segment:
- a CDS encoding D-amino acid dehydrogenase has product MHVVVLGGGVIGTTTAYYLARAGARVTVLERQPGVALETSFANAGQVSPGYSTPWAAPGIPSKAIKWMFQRHAPLALRCDGSLFQLRWLAALLANCNATRYATNKERMLRLAEFSRHCLQAVRAETGIEYEGRSLGLLQLFRDAAQFEAAQRDISVLQEQGIPYELLSATELAKAEPALARARCRLAGGLRLPNDETGDCHLFTRELAILAARLGVDFRYGVSAEALVVEGDRVAGVRAGGKLLAADRTVLALGSMSRAMAAPLGMDLPVYPVKGYSLTVPIVDESAAPVSTLLDETYKVAVTRLGRRIRVGGMAELAGYDLRLKPRRRATLSMVLQDLYPGAGDVERADFWTGLRPMTPDGTPIVGRSRYRDLYLNTGHGTLGWTMACGSGRIVADQICGRAPEISIEGLEYSRYGS; this is encoded by the coding sequence ATGCATGTGGTCGTTCTGGGCGGTGGCGTTATCGGCACCACCACCGCGTATTACCTGGCACGCGCAGGGGCGCGAGTCACCGTGCTGGAACGGCAGCCGGGTGTCGCGCTTGAAACCAGCTTCGCCAATGCCGGGCAGGTCTCGCCCGGGTACTCCACGCCGTGGGCGGCGCCCGGCATTCCTTCCAAGGCCATCAAATGGATGTTCCAGCGGCATGCGCCATTGGCCTTGCGCTGCGACGGCAGTTTGTTCCAGCTGCGGTGGCTGGCGGCGTTGCTGGCCAATTGCAATGCCACGCGCTACGCGACCAACAAGGAGCGCATGCTGCGCCTGGCCGAATTCAGCCGCCATTGCCTGCAGGCAGTGCGCGCGGAAACCGGTATCGAGTACGAGGGTCGGAGCCTGGGATTGCTGCAACTCTTTCGCGATGCCGCGCAGTTCGAGGCCGCGCAGCGCGATATCTCGGTACTGCAGGAACAAGGCATACCGTACGAACTGTTAAGCGCCACTGAGCTGGCAAAGGCCGAGCCGGCGCTGGCGCGCGCGCGTTGCCGCCTTGCCGGCGGCCTGCGGCTACCGAACGACGAAACCGGCGACTGCCACTTGTTCACGCGGGAGCTCGCCATTCTGGCGGCCCGGCTGGGCGTCGACTTCCGCTACGGCGTTTCCGCCGAAGCCCTGGTCGTGGAGGGCGACCGCGTGGCGGGCGTGCGCGCCGGCGGCAAGTTGCTGGCCGCCGATCGCACGGTCCTGGCGCTGGGCTCGATGTCGCGCGCAATGGCCGCGCCACTGGGCATGGATCTGCCGGTGTATCCCGTCAAGGGATACTCGCTGACCGTACCGATCGTCGACGAATCGGCAGCGCCGGTCTCCACGCTGCTGGACGAGACCTACAAGGTAGCCGTCACCCGGCTGGGGCGGCGTATACGCGTGGGCGGCATGGCGGAGCTGGCGGGCTATGACCTGCGTCTGAAGCCACGCCGGCGCGCAACGCTGTCCATGGTGTTGCAGGACTTGTATCCCGGGGCCGGCGACGTCGAGCGAGCCGACTTCTGGACCGGCCTGCGGCCCATGACGCCGGACGGCACCCCCATCGTCGGCCGCAGCCGCTATCGGGATCTGTACCTCAACACCGGACACGGCACGTTGGGATGGACCATGGCTTGCGGTTCAGGCCGTATCGTCGCCGACCAGATCTGCGGCCGCGCGCCGGAGATTTCCATCGAGGGCCTGGAATACTCCCGGTACGGCTCATGA
- the alr gene encoding alanine racemase, translating to MSRPAHARIDLGALRRNYDTARRIHGGQVLAVLKADAYGHGAVACAQGLAGLVDGYAVAFLDEALVLRQAGIEEPILVLEGAFDADETRVAAARSLWLAVHRREQIEWIAAAARVRTAGGATVPAAGMHAWLKVDSGMHRAGFIGDEVRAAYEALRACGNVTGISLMTHLARADESASDMTAAQIRAFDAATQGLAAPRSVCNSAGMAAWPDARRDWGRAGVMLYGVDPMDSPTLALEPVMTLHSRVFAVRDVDVGHAVGYGARFVARRPTRVGLVALGYADGYPRNAPEGTPVAIDGRPGQLIGRVSMDMLTVDLTEHPQAGIGSAVELWGSQVPVAEVARAAGTIPYEILSNVKRVTRSYVGG from the coding sequence ATGAGCAGGCCCGCCCATGCCCGTATCGATCTCGGCGCCCTGCGCCGCAACTACGACACCGCGCGACGCATCCATGGCGGGCAAGTGCTGGCGGTGCTCAAGGCCGATGCCTATGGCCACGGCGCGGTGGCCTGCGCCCAGGGGCTGGCCGGACTCGTCGATGGCTATGCGGTGGCCTTCCTGGATGAAGCGCTCGTCCTGCGCCAGGCTGGTATCGAAGAACCCATCCTTGTGCTGGAAGGCGCATTCGATGCCGATGAGACGCGTGTGGCGGCGGCCCGCTCTCTTTGGCTGGCGGTGCATCGCCGCGAGCAGATCGAATGGATAGCCGCGGCGGCGCGCGTGCGTACCGCCGGTGGCGCGACCGTCCCGGCGGCCGGCATGCATGCGTGGTTGAAGGTGGATTCCGGCATGCACCGCGCCGGCTTTATCGGCGACGAGGTGCGTGCGGCGTACGAGGCATTGCGCGCCTGCGGCAATGTCACCGGGATTTCGCTGATGACGCATCTGGCGCGAGCCGATGAGTCCGCCAGCGACATGACGGCGGCGCAGATCCGGGCCTTCGACGCCGCCACCCAGGGCTTGGCGGCGCCGCGCAGCGTATGCAATTCCGCGGGGATGGCCGCCTGGCCGGATGCGCGGCGCGATTGGGGGCGCGCGGGCGTCATGTTGTATGGCGTCGATCCCATGGACTCGCCAACGCTGGCGTTGGAGCCTGTCATGACACTGCACAGCCGGGTTTTCGCGGTGCGCGACGTGGACGTCGGGCACGCCGTGGGCTACGGTGCCCGATTCGTCGCGCGGCGGCCGACTCGCGTCGGGCTGGTCGCCTTGGGATATGCGGACGGCTATCCGCGCAATGCGCCGGAGGGGACACCCGTTGCGATCGATGGGCGGCCCGGGCAGCTTATCGGCCGCGTGTCGATGGATATGTTGACCGTCGATTTGACCGAACATCCGCAAGCCGGCATCGGCAGCGCGGTGGAGTTATGGGGCAGCCAGGTCCCGGTTGCCGAGGTTGCCAGGGCAGCCGGGACCATCCCCTATGAGATCCTGTCGAACGTCAAGCGGGTCACGCGCAGTTATGTGGGCGGATAA
- a CDS encoding MipA/OmpV family protein → MTIRTQTLRSRGAPIPRRRRVYAWTALWGIAALLASAEVQAENSVGLGVGIVPEYAGAKDYHAVPVLQLSYERGAFFVGTQDGLPTVGLRTQLAPDWQAGVFAGMRLGRDADDHDRLKGLEDIDAHATVGAFLRWQPGRWRITTTAIQALHAGYGTRIELNGSYAVWMAGRNVVRLGAQTAWGSHDDMSTWFGVTSSEAARSEAGLGSYSAGAGFRSAGLYANWRYAIDRQWSLFTTVGVRTLLGDARDSPIVERRTSAYGAVGVSYRF, encoded by the coding sequence ATGACCATCAGAACACAGACGCTGCGCTCGCGCGGCGCGCCGATTCCGCGCCGCCGGCGTGTCTATGCATGGACGGCCTTGTGGGGCATCGCCGCCCTGCTGGCGAGCGCGGAAGTCCAGGCCGAAAACAGCGTCGGGCTGGGCGTCGGCATCGTGCCCGAATACGCCGGCGCGAAAGACTACCACGCCGTGCCGGTACTGCAGCTTTCCTACGAGCGCGGCGCGTTCTTCGTCGGCACGCAGGATGGCCTGCCCACGGTGGGACTGCGCACGCAGCTGGCCCCGGATTGGCAGGCAGGCGTTTTCGCCGGGATGCGCCTGGGCCGGGATGCGGACGACCACGACCGCCTGAAGGGCCTGGAAGATATCGACGCGCACGCCACCGTGGGCGCGTTCCTGCGCTGGCAGCCCGGCCGCTGGCGCATCACCACCACGGCGATCCAGGCCTTGCACGCGGGGTATGGCACCCGCATCGAACTCAATGGCTCCTATGCGGTCTGGATGGCGGGCCGCAACGTCGTCCGGCTGGGCGCGCAAACGGCCTGGGGCAGCCATGACGATATGTCGACCTGGTTCGGCGTTACCAGCTCGGAAGCCGCGCGCAGCGAGGCCGGCCTGGGCAGCTATTCGGCCGGCGCCGGATTCCGGTCGGCCGGCCTGTACGCGAACTGGCGCTACGCGATCGACCGGCAATGGAGCTTGTTCACCACGGTGGGAGTACGCACGCTGCTGGGCGATGCCCGTGACAGCCCCATCGTGGAGCGGCGCACGTCCGCTTATGGCGCCGTGGGGGTCAGCTATCGGTTCTGA
- a CDS encoding response regulator transcription factor, with product MHLLLIEDDPMLGDALCGGLREAGYTVDWITDAAQARAAVTDHDYGAILLDLQLPRGSGLAILKSVRERYDATPIVILSARDRLSDRIKGLDEGADDYLVKPFPVEELLARLRAVTRRASHRVVPLMRIGDVQVDPARRHVTHAGKPVKLSIHEYRTLVALLERQGHVVTREQLEDAVYGRHGTIESNTVAVYVHQLRRKLGNDLIATVHGFGYRVGEALQ from the coding sequence TTGCACCTACTGCTGATCGAGGACGACCCGATGCTTGGCGACGCGCTGTGCGGAGGATTGCGGGAAGCGGGCTACACGGTGGACTGGATAACGGACGCCGCCCAGGCGCGGGCCGCCGTCACGGACCACGACTACGGCGCGATCCTGCTGGACCTGCAACTGCCGCGTGGATCCGGCCTGGCAATACTGAAAAGCGTGCGCGAGCGCTACGACGCCACGCCCATCGTCATTCTGTCCGCGCGCGACCGCCTGAGCGATCGCATCAAGGGCCTGGACGAAGGCGCGGACGATTACCTGGTCAAGCCGTTTCCCGTCGAGGAGCTGCTGGCGCGGCTGCGCGCGGTCACGCGGCGCGCCAGCCATCGCGTGGTACCGCTGATGCGGATTGGGGACGTGCAGGTCGATCCCGCGCGCCGGCACGTCACGCACGCGGGCAAACCGGTGAAACTGAGCATCCACGAATACCGGACGCTGGTCGCGCTGCTGGAACGCCAGGGCCACGTCGTCACGCGGGAACAACTGGAGGACGCGGTGTATGGCAGGCACGGGACCATAGAAAGCAATACCGTGGCGGTCTACGTGCATCAGTTGCGCCGCAAACTGGGCAACGACCTGATCGCGACCGTCCACGGCTTCGGCTATCGGGTCGGCGAGGCCCTGCAATGA